The genome window AAAGGTAAGAACGAACAATCCGAAGTTGAAGCGCTACAAATGTGTGAGAATGGCGTATCAGAGGCATGGTATAGATGAAAAGTTTAGAGATGAGATCCTAGCACTTAAAGAGGGACAATACGAGTGCTTTATAAAAGACGAAGACATTCCCTTTGAGTATAGTGTAGTTCGTGATGGGAAAAATGCTGTTGCTTGGTCGCGATACCTTAGTACCAAGCGGAATACTGGCGATGAGGTTAACTTAAACTGGTTGTATGAGCGTTGCTTACAAGAAATTAATGATGATTGGAAGATATGGAAGGAGTTTCTAAGTTGGAGGATTAGTTTATTGAATGATTGCAATGTAGAGATCTATTACAAAGAATATGATAAGGTCACGGGTCTTTTCAATAAGTGCCTATCATCTCCTTGTAGAAAGTCAAAGGATCTTTGGATAATGCTCTTCGAGTGGCTCATTAAATTGAGAGATTTGAGTAGAATCAGGGATTATTTGGTAGAAGCCTTGCTAGAACTTCCGTTGGAATACCATCAGGAAATATGGAAAGTATTAGTTAACTTTATCGCTGAGGTAGTGTTAGCTGACAAGAATCCCCGTAGACTATCCCTTGATGAAGCTGTCGATAACTATGCTCATGGATATATAACCTTATCTGGAATAGATATTGATTTTTGGTCGTCTTCATTGCTTAAAAGATATTCAATGATATGCAGTAaagatgacgacgacgatgatattgaaaagttgcTGATTAGTGTATCGAAGACTGGAGACAGTCACGCTATTATCGAAACATATGAAAGACTTTTGAGTGACGATTTACAACCATCTAGAACTAGCCTTTATGAATTATATTTGAACTATATTAACGCATTAATTATAAGCGGACAATCACAGAAGTTATTTGCCGTTCTCAAAAAATGTTCAGAGCTATTTCCATTCAAAAAGGGCGAAATAAAATCAATGGATGTTTTGATGTCAATCAAGAACCATAATATTAGTATAGCCGAAGATACATTGGACAATTTAATAAATCAAACAACAGACATTAACGAGTTTGTATTTATTTATGAATTTTGGATTCGTTTAGAGGAACTATTAGTACAAGAATTTATTCAGATTGTAAGACAACACCCTTTAAGAGATAATAACGAGGCTATATCGAAATCAAAGCAACatgttgaaaagttgaactATCTACTTAGTAATCATGCCATCAAGTTGAATGCTTTACAACTAAGACAAGAGCCCAACAATATAGACCTGTGGTTAGAAAGAGCgaaaatgttcaaaaacataGAGGATAAGGCGGAAGTTTTTGCAGATGCCGTAATAACAGTTGATCATAAAGCACAATCGATTCCTGGTACACTAGGAGACTTATGGTGCGAATATGCGGAACTATTTGAA of Kluyveromyces marxianus DMKU3-1042 DNA, complete genome, chromosome 3 contains these proteins:
- the SYF1 gene encoding mRNA splicing protein SYF1, encoding MAYQRHGIDEKFRDEILALKEGQYECFIKDEDIPFEYSVVRDGKNAVAWSRYLSTKRNTGDEVNLNWLYERCLQEINDDWKIWKEFLSWRISLLNDCNVEIYYKEYDKVTGLFNKCLSSPCRKSKDLWIMLFEWLIKLRDLSRIRDYLVEALLELPLEYHQEIWKVLVNFIAEVVLADKNPRRLSLDEAVDNYAHGYITLSGIDIDFWSSSLLKRYSMICSKDDDDDDIEKLLISVSKTGDSHAIIETYERLLSDDLQPSRTSLYELYLNYINALIISGQSQKLFAVLKKCSELFPFKKGEIKSMDVLMSIKNHNISIAEDTLDNLINQTTDINEFVFIYEFWIRLEELLVQEFIQIVRQHPLRDNNEAISKSKQHVEKLNYLLSNHAIKLNALQLRQEPNNIDLWLERAKMFKNIEDKAEVFADAVITVDHKAQSIPGTLGDLWCEYAELFEGDETKKHTLLDRATNVPFKFLMDLENVWIYWTTSCLKCKNVEEAIELIKIPLTIPDNYELLLKKFANSELPAQAAIFSSKRLWTVYLCLLEVKGDYDNIKAAYETVISIKTATPFMFISYAKFYDSRGHSAEAFSVLERAVDVFPSDIKTQIYDIYIEMALKTKLSNERMRDLFESAIKLSDDGEDCLSFFLQYSDFEIKSGFIEKGVDILRKGAYKCHQIENKCILWEKCLSTSKDMLEINATRELYEQCIETLPNGKTIKFLLDFARLEENEKEFERCRALLEHGSKLLKPAQNEELWDYWKNFETLHGTRESFIKMLKIRRFLEDTMKVDTEEVSKQDNNIQFVKSTSQPKANNAPNETIKSNTDEIDLGSIELEND